The segment ACCTGCTGCGCCTGCTTATCCCATTTCACTTCTGCCCCGATGCCTTCACTCAGGTAGCGAAGCGGGATATAGGTCATTCCGCTCCAGATGAACGGCTTGGTATCCATTTGAGTTACTTGTCCGTTAATGTTCAGGACGCCGCTGCCCACCTTCATCCAGACTTTCATCATGGAAGCAGGAGCTGCTGGTGTTGCAGGTGCGGGTGCTGCTGCATCCTGGAACTTATCGTTGAACTGCGTAACAATCGCATTGCCCAGCGCTTGGCCTACCCCGAACATCGTCTTGTAGCCCTCGCGGTTCGTCTTGTACGATGCGTCATAGTTGCCCGCTGCATATTGCGTAAGCACCTGCTGCACTTGATTCTCGTGGGTGGTCAGTGCGGATTGCCCCGCCGACTTCGGCAGGTTGCCTGTTGTAGCCGAATCAAGGAAGGCTGCAAATTCAGTGGTGAAGCCTGCGATACGCGCTTCGACTGCTGCTTTTGCCGCTGCATCATTGTTCTTCACTGCCGCTGTGAAATCAGCCTGGGCATTCACATGATTCGTGACCCAGATCTTCTCGAAAGCCGCTGCCCCGTCTGCACCATAGATGGAGGCAATCGCTGCTTTGAAGTCGGCCGTATTCATGGCTTCGGCTCCAATCAGCGCACTGGAAGCGGCTCTTCCGTCATATTGCTCCTGCATTTGCAGGACGGACAGGGCGAAGTGTTCACCCGCTAACTGGTTGAGTGCGGATCTCAGATCAGCAGCCTTGGTATCTGCCTTGGTATTCTCAAATTTAGCAGGCATTTGCGTAGTAATTGCACTGGACAAGGCCTTGCTGATGCCGAACATCTCAGCATACCCCTTACGGTAGGCTTCATAAGCGCCCTTGTAATCGCCGGCTGCATAATCCTCGAACACTTCCTGGACATGGTTCTCATGACTGCGGATAACCTGCTTCGCGGCTGCGGCCGGAAGCTTGCCCTCTGTTGCCGTGCCGAGGAAATTCCCGAATTCGTCTACAAAACCGCTTACTTTATCTTCTGCAGCTTTGACGGCTGCGGTGTCCTTGTTCTTCGTCGCCTTCACCAGATCGTCGGTGTACTTGTTATGAGCGCGGAAAATCCGTCCAAATTCAGCTGCACCTGCATCACCGTACAGTGAAGCAATGGCGGGCTGCATATCGAGCGCGTTCTGATCAAGCGCCTGGTAGGCTGCTGCCGCATCCTTGGTCTCGTCATAGGCCTTCGTCATTGCGGTTACGGCAAGGGTGAAATGCTCGGAGAGCAAATAATCCAGGCCCGCTCTCAGCTCAGCTGCCGGTGTATTCACCGAAGCCTTCATCATTGTGGCTGCAGTGGCTGCCTCCGCACCTGCCAGCGCAGGTACCATTAGGGTCAAGCTTAACATGGGAACGACTAGCTTCTTCATCTTCATCTCACTTCACTCCTTGGGTTGGTGTAATATATGGTGTTCACGTTTCCTGTCTGCCTGTTTGCCTGTACATACACTGAAACGCAGGGAATTCAGGTTTGGATCACCATCCCGCAAAAAAAAGCTGCCCGCCGGTATAAAACACCGGAACGGGCAGCCTCTTGTAATAATATAACCTGCTTGCAGATTGAGTTACGCCAGCAATGCGCGAACACCTTCACTCAGCGGGGTAAGCGGACGGTTCAGCAGCTTCACGAGGTCGCCGCTCTCGATATTCAGCGCGCCATCACGGATGGCTGCCTGAATGGCAACGACGATCGGCAGCGCCGCTTCCGGCACGCCTGCACCTGCCATAATCTTCGCATAGGCGGTGTCATCCACCTGCTGCACGGCCACCTCCTGGCCCAGAACCTCACCGACCACCGCTGCCAGCTCTGCCTGGGTAAGCGGAGTACCGGACAATTCGTAGATGACACTCTCACGGCTCTCTCCAACCAGAACAGCAGCAGCCGCTTCAGCATAATCACTGCGCAATGCCCAGCCTACCTTGCCGTCTTCGGCTGAGGTCAGCCAAGGAGCGCCGGCCTTCACGGCCTGAATGGAGCCGACTTCGTTCTCCAGGTACCAGTTGTTGCGCAGGAAAGCATACGGAATGCCGGATTCACGGATGAACTCTTCTGTCGCACGGTGTACCGGCGCCAGGAACAGGGAGCTGTTATCGGCATCGCCTACACTGGTGTAGACGATGAAGCCTACACCTGCACGGACAGCGGCGTCTACAGCTGCCTTATGCTGGCGGATACGGGTGTCATTGTCGCCGTCAGCCGAGACGATCAGCAGGCGCTCCACTCCGGCAAAGGCGGTGTCCAGCGTCTCCGGCTGATCGAAATCACCATGACGGACATCGACCCCGCGCGCCTTCAGTGCTTCTGCCTTCTCCGGGTTTCTGACACTGGCTACAATATTCCCAGCGGGTACGGTCTTCAGCAGAGTCTCTGCTACGATGGAACCAAATTTGCCTGTTGCTCCTGTTAATGCGATTGTCATCTCTAATTCCTCCATTTGGGTTCTTGTATTTCAATCTCAGCTATAAGCTCTCGTTGACATCGGTAATCATCACTCATGTAACCATTGTAGTTACAAGTTGGCCGGATGTCAAATAGATTGTTCAAGATTCACACCACCGTCTTGAAATAGCGGTAGATCTGCTCCAGCTTCTTGCTGTGCTTCCCCTTCTTACTCTCCATGTTACCGAATTCGAAGAACTTCACCTTACGGATGCCCACGTAGTTGAACAGGGCTTTGCGCATCAGTATCTTATGCGAGTTCCCCAGCCATAGCAGCGGGTAGTGGGTCGGCCCCTTCATGCTGGAGATGCAGATCACGCTCTTCCCCTTGAGCAGCCCCTCCGGCAAAAGTCCGCCCTTATCCCGGTAGGCGAAGCCCGATGCAAACATCCGGTCGATGTAGCCCATCAGCATCGCTGGCGGGCGTCCCCACCAGATCGGATAGACCAGGACGATCTGATCGGCCCACAGCAGCTGCTCCCTGTACTCTGCCAGCTCCGGTTCCCGGTACATATCCCGTCTGCGCCGATTCTCATTGAACACCAGGACCGGATCGAATCCGGCCTCATACAGATCAAGCACCTTCACTTCCGTAATCTTCGCATTCTCCTTGCTGCCGCGCAGCACTTCCTCCAGGAAGGCGTAGCTCAGGCTCTTATGGTTCGGATGGGTGTAGATCACAAGTGTATTCATTAGTGGTATTCCCCTTTAGTTGTCATTTGATAACCAAAACATAGCACAGCCGCGAATTACTTGTCAAATGATAATTGTTTTTTGATAATTATTCTGGTATTGTGACCTCTGAGGTGATCTTATGGACAACAACCATCTATTCCAGAAATTCATAGCCTTCACTGCCGCCGTCCATCAAATAACGAACAATATTTCCAAAGATGTGAATTCGGACGGCTTAACGCCGTTGCAATATAAGATTATCGAATACATCGCCGTCAGCCAGCCCGTTACGCTCAGCGAGATCAGCGACTGCATGAACATGTCGATGCCCAATACGAGCCGGGAGCTGAAGAAGCTCAGCGAAAAAGGGCTATGTACCCGCATCACCGACCCCGCTGACCGCCGCAGGCAGGGAATTACGCTCTCCGCCGCAGGCGAGGCGTTGATGAATGAGGCGTTCTCGCAGATAGCCGTGCGGTTCGAGCAGCGCATCGCCGGCCTGAGCGCTGAGGAACGCAAAGAGACCGAGTGGGCGCTCGATCTCTTGCAGCAGAAGGTATTTTATTTGAGCTGAGGAACTATCCTGTCTCCATATTCCTGCCAACAATTGGCACAAAACCAATTCACACCAATCGCGTCTAACTGGAGAGAGTTAAATCTATCCATAAGGTGATGAATCCATGACAACAAGAACGACTATGCTGCTGTCTCTGCTTGGACTGGCCCTGTTATTGCCAGAGCGCGTCCATGCAGATGCAGCCCCTTCACCCCAGCCCATCTCCATCTACCTGGACGGGCAGCAGCTCCAGCCGGAGACCCGGCCGCTGAACATCAGCGGGACTGTACTGGTTCCTATGCGCGGGCTGTTCGAAGCCCAAGGGGCCGAGCTCTCCTGGGACAATGCAAGCAAGACGGTAACCGCCGTCAAAGGCGGCACTGCACTCACCTATACCTTAGGCTCGTCCACAGCTCTGCTGAACGGGAAGACCTCCCAGCTGGCTGTACCGGGACAACTGTCGCAAGGCTACAGTATGATTCCCCTGCGCTTCGTCAGTGAAGCCCTGGGCAGCGAGGTGAGCTGGGAGCCGGCTTCGGGCTCCGTCCTTATCTCCTCGGCGGCTGCCTATGAGACCTCGGTCACCTGGGGGGTCAACCTGCGCAGCACCCCGGATGCCGGGAGCAGCGCCACCAGTCTGGGCCTGCTGCCCGCCGGAAGCAAGGTTCATGTCATCCGTGAGATTGATGCCCTCTGGCTGGAGGTGCGGACCGCAGATCATGTAAGAGGATATGTATCTTCCAAGCCGAAATTCACGGATTACAGAAGCCCCTCGCTACTGCAGAAGCAGGGAGAGGCAGTGATTAACGAGGGCCGGAAATACCTGAATACCCCCTATGAATTCGGCGCTTCTCCTGACCAGACGGATACGTTCGACTGTTCTTCTTTTGTGAAGCGTGTGTTCGGGGATACGCTCGGGATTGAGCTTCCCCGCGTCTCTTACGATCAGGCACAGGAAGGCCGGAAAGTTGGCGTGGGCGAGCTGCGCACCGGAGATCTGCTGTTCTTCACCGCCAGGGGTCTCGACATCGGACATGTAGCCATCTATGCCGGAAATAACCGGATCCTGCATACCTACTCCAAGGAGCAGGGTGTACATATGGAGGATTTCAGCAGTAAGTGGAAGCAGCGGTTTGTTACCGCGCGGCGGATTCTATAACGGGGGAGTTCGGGAGTTCGGGAATCCTCTGTAACAGTTGGAAAAAAGGCACTGCCAGAAATAAGTGCCTTATTTCCTTCTCTTCCGGTCCTGCTTCATGCTATGCCTTGCGCACAAACTCCGATTTCAGCTTCATTGCGCCGAACCCGTCGATTTTGCAATCGATATCATGGTCGCCTTCCACCAGCCGGATATTCTTCACCTTGGTGCCTATCTTCAGAACGGACGAGCTGCCTTTGACCTTGAGATCCTTAATCACCGTTACGGTGTCCCCGTCAGCCAGTACATTTCCGTTAGCATCCTTAACTACCTTCTCTTCTTCACCGCTTGCACTTCCTGCATCCAAAGACCACTCATGTCCGCATTCCGGGCAGACCAGAAGCGCTCCGTCCTCATAGGTGTACACAGAGCTGCACTGCGGGCAATTTGGCAATTCATTCATGATTTCATTTCTCCATTCCTGCTTAAGCATGTGTTATAGGGATAAGTCTGTCTAAGTTTAACATATAACTTGATTTAACTCCGCCCCCTGCCTGATTCAATTTGGTAACCAGGTGGATGTCTACGGGAAGCAGTTTGGATGAGCGATGGAAGTGGTAATAATTAGAAGGTAGCTTGTATACGTTATAAATGACCGTGAAGGAGTGAATGAGGGCATGAATGAATCGGAATCGGAGCACAGCAGCAGCCAGCCTGCCGCAGACACCGGGGAGCATACAGCGCTTGCCGCTGAGGCTGTAGATGCCATAGAGAACCTGTCCGGTATCCATCCCGGATACCGCCGCGCCCATGCGGCGGGAGTCTGCTGCCGCGGCTTCTTCCGGCCGAGCGGGCTGGGGATGGAATTCACGGAGGCTGCGCATCTTCAGGAGCAGCAGGTGAATGCCATTATCCGCTTCTCGGGCAGTTCGACTGATCCGGCACTTGCGGATCTGCTATCCCCTGCCAAGGGGATGGCTGTCCAGTTCACCCTGCCGGATGGCGGGGTTACGAATCTGGTTGGAGTGACCGTCCCTGTCTTTTTTGCGCGGACCCCGGAGTCCTTCATCGACATTGTGCATATGGCCCACCGGCTGCGGACCGGGACACTCGGACCGATTGAGCTGATGAAGGAAATTGTCAGCCACTTCAGCGAGAGCAAGGAAGCTCTGCTTGCTGTGCGGCGGCTGAAGCCGCCTGCCAGCTACGCCGAATGTCATTACTACTGCATACATGCTTATGTGCTGGTCAATGCAGCGGGCAGGCAGCAGCCTGTCCGGTTCGAGTGGGTTCCCGAGACGGGCGTGCGCACACTGACACTGGAAGAGGCTGCGCAGCAGCCGGACCGCTATCTGGAGGATGAGCTGGAGCTGCGCTTCAAGGATGAGCCGGCTATCTTCCAACTGGTCGCTGTTCTTGGAGAGGAAGGCGATGCTACGGATGATCCTACCCGCGCCTGGCCGGAGGACCGCCGCAGAATCGATCTCGGGCGGCTGCATATTTCAGAGATCTGCCCCGATCCGGCATATCTGCTCATGGACCCTACGATCCTTACAACTGGTATGCTCCTCTCGGATGATCCGATTCTTAAGTTCCGCAGTGCGGCCTACGCCGAATCTTATGGGCGGCGGATCGAAGGAAGATAGCTTCTGCCCGCTGTGGCAGCTATACACCGGCCCAGCGCCAAAGGGACACTGCGCCCTTTGGCGCTTTTGATTCAAACGCTATACTTAGTTGGTTAATGGATATTAATCCGGTTACAAGAGAGAGGAGTGCAGTATGCAGCAGGCCATGGTCATCATGAACCCGTCGTCCGGCAAGGCAGAGGCGCGGGATTATATTAGAGCAGCGGAAGAGGTGCTGCAAGGCGCAGGGTATCAGGTTACCGTCCAGGAGACCGCAGGGGAAGGAGATGCAACCGCCTTCTGCCTCCAGGCCTGCGCCGAGTGCTATGATCTGGTGGTTGCCATTGGCGGAGACGGAACGCTCCACGAGACGATGAACGGCCTCACAGATCAGCAGCACCGCCCTACACTTGGCATTGTGCCAATGGGCACCGTCAATGATTTCGCCCGCGCGCTACAGATTCCGCTTGTTCCTGAAGAGGCAATCCAGAGCCTGGCTTCGCCCCGGACCCGAAGAGTCGATATGGGCCGGCTGAATGACCGGCTGTTCGTCAATGTGGTGGCCGCAGGCTCTCTGGCAGGCTCCCTCTCCTCGGTTAGCTCCGAAGACAAGAGCCGGCTCGGGTTCCTTGCTTATCTAAAAGAGGGCATTAAGGAGCTGACCAGCAATACTGCACATACCCTGACGATTACTCACGACGGGGAGATCTGGGAAGGCTCCTCCCCGCTGTTCATTGCTGCACTGACCAATTCCGTGGGCGGCTTCGAGAAGCTTGCCCCTGCCGCTGCCGTAGATGACGGCCTGCTCCATTGCTTCATCGTCAAGGACCTGCACCTGCTGAATTCCGTTACGGTCAGCATCTCCCTGCTGCTCGGCAATCTGCGGAATCATAAGGATGTCATCTACTTCACAGCCAAGGAGGTCACCGTCCGTTCCGCCGAGCCGGTACAGACGAATGTGGACGGCGAGCAAGGTCCGCCGCTGCCGATCCGCTTAAGCACCATTCCGCGCCACATTCAGGTCGTGGTGCCGGAGGACTGAGCAGCTCGGGCGCCTCAGGTGCTCCAGGCTGCAGAATACAGGAATCCGGGAGAAGACTCTTCCTTAGCTGATTCCGTGCAGCTCTGCGAAGTCCTCACCGAGTGTCCATTCCAGACGTCTGACCCATTCACGCTGCACCTCCTTGGGCGCGATCTGCAGGCGGTGCAGGATATTCCATACCCTGTACAGACTCGCCGCCTTCATCTGCTGCGGCGTGAAGGATAACGGGTTAACAGACAGATAGCCCTGCATGAAGGCAGTGTTGAGCAGCGAGGATTGTACGGGATAATGGTGCTTCGTGAACCAGCAGACCCAGGCTACATCATTCAGCGGGCTGCCCCATTCCGCCCATTCCCAGTCCAGCACATGCAGCAGATCATCGGCTTCACAGAGCAGATTATGTACTCCGTAATCGCCATGGGTCAGGACCCACGGAAGCTCCCCGGCCTCCGCCGCAGACAGCAAGTGAAGCGACTGCCTGCCGAGAGCGGCGGGAACGAATTCCAGCTTCTGAATCACCTGACTCAGTGCAGACCTGTTGCTGAGCCGGATCTCTGTCTCTTGCGGCTGATAAGGGCGGGAATGAATCTGGGCAGCCAGCAGCTGCCCCATTCTGCTGTAGATCCGCTCGGCTCTTGTCCAGTCCCTGGCATCCAGAACGGATTGGGCGTTCCCGCCCTGCATGCAGTCCAT is part of the Paenibacillus sp. FSL M7-0420 genome and harbors:
- a CDS encoding copper amine oxidase N-terminal domain-containing protein translates to MKMKKLVVPMLSLTLMVPALAGAEAATAATMMKASVNTPAAELRAGLDYLLSEHFTLAVTAMTKAYDETKDAAAAYQALDQNALDMQPAIASLYGDAGAAEFGRIFRAHNKYTDDLVKATKNKDTAAVKAAEDKVSGFVDEFGNFLGTATEGKLPAAAAKQVIRSHENHVQEVFEDYAAGDYKGAYEAYRKGYAEMFGISKALSSAITTQMPAKFENTKADTKAADLRSALNQLAGEHFALSVLQMQEQYDGRAASSALIGAEAMNTADFKAAIASIYGADGAAAFEKIWVTNHVNAQADFTAAVKNNDAAAKAAVEARIAGFTTEFAAFLDSATTGNLPKSAGQSALTTHENQVQQVLTQYAAGNYDASYKTNREGYKTMFGVGQALGNAIVTQFNDKFQDAAAPAPATPAAPASMMKVWMKVGSGVLNINGQVTQMDTKPFIWSGMTYIPLRYLSEGIGAEVKWDKQAQQVTITAGSDTLVFWMNKDFMEVNGMRKSVGAKVFVNDDNRTVVPLRFITELLGWNVQWGKADQSITLTKSM
- a CDS encoding SDR family oxidoreductase translates to MTIALTGATGKFGSIVAETLLKTVPAGNIVASVRNPEKAEALKARGVDVRHGDFDQPETLDTAFAGVERLLIVSADGDNDTRIRQHKAAVDAAVRAGVGFIVYTSVGDADNSSLFLAPVHRATEEFIRESGIPYAFLRNNWYLENEVGSIQAVKAGAPWLTSAEDGKVGWALRSDYAEAAAAVLVGESRESVIYELSGTPLTQAELAAVVGEVLGQEVAVQQVDDTAYAKIMAGAGVPEAALPIVVAIQAAIRDGALNIESGDLVKLLNRPLTPLSEGVRALLA
- a CDS encoding NAD(P)H-dependent oxidoreductase, translated to MNTLVIYTHPNHKSLSYAFLEEVLRGSKENAKITEVKVLDLYEAGFDPVLVFNENRRRRDMYREPELAEYREQLLWADQIVLVYPIWWGRPPAMLMGYIDRMFASGFAYRDKGGLLPEGLLKGKSVICISSMKGPTHYPLLWLGNSHKILMRKALFNYVGIRKVKFFEFGNMESKKGKHSKKLEQIYRYFKTVV
- a CDS encoding MarR family winged helix-turn-helix transcriptional regulator, which translates into the protein MDNNHLFQKFIAFTAAVHQITNNISKDVNSDGLTPLQYKIIEYIAVSQPVTLSEISDCMNMSMPNTSRELKKLSEKGLCTRITDPADRRRQGITLSAAGEALMNEAFSQIAVRFEQRIAGLSAEERKETEWALDLLQQKVFYLS
- a CDS encoding C40 family peptidase, producing the protein MTTRTTMLLSLLGLALLLPERVHADAAPSPQPISIYLDGQQLQPETRPLNISGTVLVPMRGLFEAQGAELSWDNASKTVTAVKGGTALTYTLGSSTALLNGKTSQLAVPGQLSQGYSMIPLRFVSEALGSEVSWEPASGSVLISSAAAYETSVTWGVNLRSTPDAGSSATSLGLLPAGSKVHVIREIDALWLEVRTADHVRGYVSSKPKFTDYRSPSLLQKQGEAVINEGRKYLNTPYEFGASPDQTDTFDCSSFVKRVFGDTLGIELPRVSYDQAQEGRKVGVGELRTGDLLFFTARGLDIGHVAIYAGNNRILHTYSKEQGVHMEDFSSKWKQRFVTARRIL
- a CDS encoding zinc ribbon domain-containing protein YjdM, which gives rise to MNELPNCPQCSSVYTYEDGALLVCPECGHEWSLDAGSASGEEEKVVKDANGNVLADGDTVTVIKDLKVKGSSSVLKIGTKVKNIRLVEGDHDIDCKIDGFGAMKLKSEFVRKA
- a CDS encoding catalase family peroxidase, whose amino-acid sequence is MNESESEHSSSQPAADTGEHTALAAEAVDAIENLSGIHPGYRRAHAAGVCCRGFFRPSGLGMEFTEAAHLQEQQVNAIIRFSGSSTDPALADLLSPAKGMAVQFTLPDGGVTNLVGVTVPVFFARTPESFIDIVHMAHRLRTGTLGPIELMKEIVSHFSESKEALLAVRRLKPPASYAECHYYCIHAYVLVNAAGRQQPVRFEWVPETGVRTLTLEEAAQQPDRYLEDELELRFKDEPAIFQLVAVLGEEGDATDDPTRAWPEDRRRIDLGRLHISEICPDPAYLLMDPTILTTGMLLSDDPILKFRSAAYAESYGRRIEGR
- a CDS encoding diacylglycerol/lipid kinase family protein, whose amino-acid sequence is MQQAMVIMNPSSGKAEARDYIRAAEEVLQGAGYQVTVQETAGEGDATAFCLQACAECYDLVVAIGGDGTLHETMNGLTDQQHRPTLGIVPMGTVNDFARALQIPLVPEEAIQSLASPRTRRVDMGRLNDRLFVNVVAAGSLAGSLSSVSSEDKSRLGFLAYLKEGIKELTSNTAHTLTITHDGEIWEGSSPLFIAALTNSVGGFEKLAPAAAVDDGLLHCFIVKDLHLLNSVTVSISLLLGNLRNHKDVIYFTAKEVTVRSAEPVQTNVDGEQGPPLPIRLSTIPRHIQVVVPED
- a CDS encoding phosphotransferase family protein, giving the protein MIENIIRGLEARYACRLERLTGGYTNLTYLMAGAEPPLVAKITNLSNEDTLNEVQVMQLVQGSCDTPVVHEVAEMDGKRIIIMDCMQGGNAQSVLDARDWTRAERIYSRMGQLLAAQIHSRPYQPQETEIRLSNRSALSQVIQKLEFVPAALGRQSLHLLSAAEAGELPWVLTHGDYGVHNLLCEADDLLHVLDWEWAEWGSPLNDVAWVCWFTKHHYPVQSSLLNTAFMQGYLSVNPLSFTPQQMKAASLYRVWNILHRLQIAPKEVQREWVRRLEWTLGEDFAELHGIS